One stretch of Scatophagus argus isolate fScaArg1 chromosome 18, fScaArg1.pri, whole genome shotgun sequence DNA includes these proteins:
- the mcmdc2 gene encoding minichromosome maintenance domain-containing protein 2 isoform X5, with amino-acid sequence MVNVILKLTHLPPFPEYTLDISSYPRRYGPVRPVSMEGLVIAMTRVTKYTQGARFLCINDDCPCYTGFHHIRVHAPGATESATVGINFSCMVCSSPLKEDVKFRVLGDKQLVELIHIKALDGVSAHQQSSLRYQSVTLFLRDELCNSMRIGRLYRVLGIPAHVHQWPSITWSVEANSVQLWEPESPHKVSASFQELLKATAGSPWRFSAIVAQCLGLDVAPPGLYNTLKLGLLLSLVQTRADSEDTFHNLDLLVVSTDTLIPDRLMTYSLNLACRGVRHQASGEMFVSLSRDEHGAGTANIHAGSALLATGGICMLGDLGCYKKERLEAIQSVLESHTVSVFIPGKKYGENADQQLSFPVQCSFWALADASRRSGRAECAVLGTAEMGPLPIQLADAFGLVIHCRDIEGEHAILAQTVHTLQQAVQLGKTLYSSCREFSTQDYRELVAHAQSLQVELSPEAEKLIHGYYMASRRVRTQSQGVKMSVASIRLLISLAEAHCKLCLRTQVLEEDAVIAVLLCENSVTLKHGASALVIPPNAVFPCDLGDVDGLHKRDVTLDELHQNILRFIYTYAPGADTYITEE; translated from the exons ATG GTGAACGTCATACTGAAGCTGACACACCTGCCTCCGTTCCCTGAGTACACGTTGGACATTTCTAGTTATCCTCGCAGGTATGGTCCAGTGAGGCCTGTCTCCATGGAGGGCTTGGTCATTGCCATGACAAGGGTCACAAAATACACCCAGGGGGCCAGGTTTCTCTGCATTAATGATGACTGTCCCTGCTACACAG GGTTTCACCACATTCGTGTCCATGCCCCTGGAGCCACAGAGTCAGCTACGGTGGGAATCAACTTCAGCTGCATGGTTTGCAGCTCCCCACTGAAGGAGGATGTAAAGTTTAGAGTGTTGGGAG acaaacagcttGTTGAGCTGATACATATCAAAGCACTGGATGGTGTAAGTGCCCATCAGCAGAGCTCGCTCAGGTACCAGTCTGTCACCCTGTTTCTCAGAG ATGAACTGTGTAACTCAATGAGAATCGGTCGACTCTACAGGGTGTTAGGCATTCCTGCGCATGTGCACCAGTGGCCCAGCATTACCTGGAGTGTAGAGGCAAATAGTGTCCAACTGTGGGAGCCAGAGT CTCCCCACAAAGTCAGTGCCAGCTTCCAGGAGCTGTTGAAGGCCACAGCGGGTTCACCCTGGAGGTTCTCTGCCATTGTGGCTCAGTGCCTTGGGTTGGACGTGGCTCCTCCAGGCCTCTACAACACATTAAAGCTGGGCTTGTTGCTTAGCTTGGTACAGACTAGAGCAGATTCAGAAGACACATTTCACAACTTGGATCTCCTCGTCGTCTCCACTGACACTCTCATACCAGACAG ACTGATGACCTACAGCCTGAACTTGGCATGTCGTGGGGTCAGACACCAGGCCTCAGGGGaaatgtttgtgtctctgtcccGGGACGAACACGGGGCAGGCACTGCTAACATCCATGCTGGCTCTGCCCTGCTAGCCACTGGTGGCATTTGCATGTTGGGAGATCTGGGCTGTTACAAGAAGGAGAGACTGGAGGCCATTCAGTCAG TTTTGGAGAGCCACACGGTGTCTGTGTTCATCCCAGGGAAAAAGTATGGTGAGAATGCTGACCAGCAGCTTTCCTTCCCAGTCCAGTGCAGCTTCTGGGCCCTTGCAGATGCCTCTCGACGGTCTGGGAGGGCAGAGTGTGCCGTACTGGGAACAGCA GAAATGGGACCCTTACCAATTCAGTTGGCAGATGCTTTTGGTCTGGTCATACATTGTAGGGACATAGAGGGAGAGCATGCCATTCTTGCCCAGACTGTCCACACCCTCCAGCAGGCGGTGCAGCTGGGAAAAACCCTCTACTCATCATGCAGGGAGTTTTCTACTCAAGACTACCGGGAG CTGGTAGCTCATGCACAGAGTTTGCAAGTGGAGCTTAGCCCCGAGGCAGAGAAATTAATCCACGGTTACTACATGGCCAGCCGTAGAGTCCGAACACAGAGTCAGGGTGTCAAGATGTCTGTGGCCTCTATCAGACTACT gATTTCTTTGGCAGAGGCTCACTGCAAGTTGTGTCTGAGAACACAAGTACTGGAGGAAGATGCTGTGATCGCTGTGCTCCTCTGTGAAAACTCTGTCACTCTCAAACatg GGGCCTCCGCTCTTGTTATTCCACCAAATGCAGTATTTCCTTGTGACCTGGGAGATGTGGATGGTTTGCACAAGAGAGACGTGACCCTGGATGAGCTCCACCAGAATATCCTACGCTTCATCTACACCTACGCACCGGGAGCAGACACTTACATCACAGAGGAGTAG
- the LOC124049549 gene encoding transcription factor 24-like — protein sequence MCLYPSFAILQVCRCTPMVGRQTLRMDSGNCSGAVVDDSSPASSPSSSPSPDGRRRELQRARVLQTGGLGGRGRPAAANAARERSRVQTLRTAFLELQRTLPSVPPDTKLSKLDVLILATTYIAHLTRTLQEEGTEEGESTKQTEALHSLKGDGYLHPVKKWPMRSRLYVGATGQFLNATNHSESENQGPSSSSSQ from the exons ATGTGTCTTTATCCATCTTTTGCAATTCTTCAGGTTTGTAGGTGCACTCCGATGGTTGGAAGACAGACTCTCCGAATGGACAGCGGTAACTGCTCCGGGGCCGTGGTGGATGACAGCAGCCCTGCATCCAGTCCGAGCTCCAGCCCCAGTCCGGACGGCCGTCGTCGGGAGCTGCAGCGGGCCAGGGTGCTCCAAACCGGCGGGCTCGGCGGGAGAGGACGCCCGGCAGCAGCTAACGCAGCGCGGGAGAGGAGCCGAGTGCAAACCCTGAGAACCGCCTTCCTGGAGCTACAAAGGACTTTGCCTTCGGTGCCGCCGGACACCAAACTGTCCAAACTCGACGTGCTGATACTGGCCACCACGTACATTGCGCATTTGACTCGAACACTACAAGAAGAAGGGACGGAGGAAGGAGAGAGCACAAAGCAAACGGAGGCGTTACACTCACTGAAAGGTGATGGCTACCTGCACCCAGTGAAG AAATGGCCTATGCGGTCCAGACTGTATGTCGGAGCAACCGGACAGTTCCTGAACGCCACGAATCACTCAGAGTCAGAGAATCAAGGCCCATCGTCGTCCTCCTCCCAGTAA
- the mcmdc2 gene encoding minichromosome maintenance domain-containing protein 2 isoform X2, producing the protein MADMLSLKESVLVYLDRSGGLRKLAEDCKPLNDPQQIEAVYRFCVSVNPSDVIEVDPVLGDCVLRDPLRATALFQSVCFLAIKTLSLVEKIHTESQVNVILKLTHLPPFPEYTLDISSYPRRYGPVRPVSMEGLVIAMTRVTKYTQGARFLCINDDCPCYTGFHHIRVHAPGATESATVGINFSCMVCSSPLKEDVKFRVLGDKQLVELIHIKALDGVSAHQQSSLRYQSVTLFLRAPHKVSASFQELLKATAGSPWRFSAIVAQCLGLDVAPPGLYNTLKLGLLLSLVQTRADSEDTFHNLDLLVVSTDTLIPDRLMTYSLNLACRGVRHQASGEMFVSLSRDEHGAGTANIHAGSALLATGGICMLGDLGCYKKERLEAIQSVLESHTVSVFIPGKKYGENADQQLSFPVQCSFWALADASRRSGRAECAVLGTAEMGPLPIQLADAFGLVIHCRDIEGEHAILAQTVHTLQQAVQLGKTLYSSCREFSTQDYRELVAHAQSLQVELSPEAEKLIHGYYMASRRVRTQSQGVKMSVASIRLLISLAEAHCKLCLRTQVLEEDAVIAVLLCENSVTLKHGASALVIPPNAVFPCDLGDVDGLHKRDVTLDELHQNILRFIYTYAPGADTYITEE; encoded by the exons ATGGCTGATATGTTATCTTTGAAAGAATCAGTTCTGGTTTATTTAGACAGAAGTGGTGGCCTCCGGAAACTAGCCGAGGACTGTAAACCATTAAACG ACCCCCAGCAGATTGAGGCGGTCTACAggttttgtgtgagtgtgaatccATCTGATGTGATAGAGGTGGACCCTGTACTGGGTGACTGCGTTCTGCGTGATCCCCTAAGAGCAACGGCCTTGTTTCAGTCC GTTTGCTTTCTGGCCATAAAGACACTTTCACTTGTTGAGAAAATACACACCGAAAGTCAG GTGAACGTCATACTGAAGCTGACACACCTGCCTCCGTTCCCTGAGTACACGTTGGACATTTCTAGTTATCCTCGCAGGTATGGTCCAGTGAGGCCTGTCTCCATGGAGGGCTTGGTCATTGCCATGACAAGGGTCACAAAATACACCCAGGGGGCCAGGTTTCTCTGCATTAATGATGACTGTCCCTGCTACACAG GGTTTCACCACATTCGTGTCCATGCCCCTGGAGCCACAGAGTCAGCTACGGTGGGAATCAACTTCAGCTGCATGGTTTGCAGCTCCCCACTGAAGGAGGATGTAAAGTTTAGAGTGTTGGGAG acaaacagcttGTTGAGCTGATACATATCAAAGCACTGGATGGTGTAAGTGCCCATCAGCAGAGCTCGCTCAGGTACCAGTCTGTCACCCTGTTTCTCAGAG CTCCCCACAAAGTCAGTGCCAGCTTCCAGGAGCTGTTGAAGGCCACAGCGGGTTCACCCTGGAGGTTCTCTGCCATTGTGGCTCAGTGCCTTGGGTTGGACGTGGCTCCTCCAGGCCTCTACAACACATTAAAGCTGGGCTTGTTGCTTAGCTTGGTACAGACTAGAGCAGATTCAGAAGACACATTTCACAACTTGGATCTCCTCGTCGTCTCCACTGACACTCTCATACCAGACAG ACTGATGACCTACAGCCTGAACTTGGCATGTCGTGGGGTCAGACACCAGGCCTCAGGGGaaatgtttgtgtctctgtcccGGGACGAACACGGGGCAGGCACTGCTAACATCCATGCTGGCTCTGCCCTGCTAGCCACTGGTGGCATTTGCATGTTGGGAGATCTGGGCTGTTACAAGAAGGAGAGACTGGAGGCCATTCAGTCAG TTTTGGAGAGCCACACGGTGTCTGTGTTCATCCCAGGGAAAAAGTATGGTGAGAATGCTGACCAGCAGCTTTCCTTCCCAGTCCAGTGCAGCTTCTGGGCCCTTGCAGATGCCTCTCGACGGTCTGGGAGGGCAGAGTGTGCCGTACTGGGAACAGCA GAAATGGGACCCTTACCAATTCAGTTGGCAGATGCTTTTGGTCTGGTCATACATTGTAGGGACATAGAGGGAGAGCATGCCATTCTTGCCCAGACTGTCCACACCCTCCAGCAGGCGGTGCAGCTGGGAAAAACCCTCTACTCATCATGCAGGGAGTTTTCTACTCAAGACTACCGGGAG CTGGTAGCTCATGCACAGAGTTTGCAAGTGGAGCTTAGCCCCGAGGCAGAGAAATTAATCCACGGTTACTACATGGCCAGCCGTAGAGTCCGAACACAGAGTCAGGGTGTCAAGATGTCTGTGGCCTCTATCAGACTACT gATTTCTTTGGCAGAGGCTCACTGCAAGTTGTGTCTGAGAACACAAGTACTGGAGGAAGATGCTGTGATCGCTGTGCTCCTCTGTGAAAACTCTGTCACTCTCAAACatg GGGCCTCCGCTCTTGTTATTCCACCAAATGCAGTATTTCCTTGTGACCTGGGAGATGTGGATGGTTTGCACAAGAGAGACGTGACCCTGGATGAGCTCCACCAGAATATCCTACGCTTCATCTACACCTACGCACCGGGAGCAGACACTTACATCACAGAGGAGTAG
- the mcmdc2 gene encoding minichromosome maintenance domain-containing protein 2 isoform X1: MADMLSLKESVLVYLDRSGGLRKLAEDCKPLNDPQQIEAVYRFCVSVNPSDVIEVDPVLGDCVLRDPLRATALFQSVCFLAIKTLSLVEKIHTESQVNVILKLTHLPPFPEYTLDISSYPRRYGPVRPVSMEGLVIAMTRVTKYTQGARFLCINDDCPCYTGFHHIRVHAPGATESATVGINFSCMVCSSPLKEDVKFRVLGDKQLVELIHIKALDGVSAHQQSSLRYQSVTLFLRDELCNSMRIGRLYRVLGIPAHVHQWPSITWSVEANSVQLWEPESPHKVSASFQELLKATAGSPWRFSAIVAQCLGLDVAPPGLYNTLKLGLLLSLVQTRADSEDTFHNLDLLVVSTDTLIPDRLMTYSLNLACRGVRHQASGEMFVSLSRDEHGAGTANIHAGSALLATGGICMLGDLGCYKKERLEAIQSVLESHTVSVFIPGKKYGENADQQLSFPVQCSFWALADASRRSGRAECAVLGTAEMGPLPIQLADAFGLVIHCRDIEGEHAILAQTVHTLQQAVQLGKTLYSSCREFSTQDYRELVAHAQSLQVELSPEAEKLIHGYYMASRRVRTQSQGVKMSVASIRLLISLAEAHCKLCLRTQVLEEDAVIAVLLCENSVTLKHGASALVIPPNAVFPCDLGDVDGLHKRDVTLDELHQNILRFIYTYAPGADTYITEE; the protein is encoded by the exons ATGGCTGATATGTTATCTTTGAAAGAATCAGTTCTGGTTTATTTAGACAGAAGTGGTGGCCTCCGGAAACTAGCCGAGGACTGTAAACCATTAAACG ACCCCCAGCAGATTGAGGCGGTCTACAggttttgtgtgagtgtgaatccATCTGATGTGATAGAGGTGGACCCTGTACTGGGTGACTGCGTTCTGCGTGATCCCCTAAGAGCAACGGCCTTGTTTCAGTCC GTTTGCTTTCTGGCCATAAAGACACTTTCACTTGTTGAGAAAATACACACCGAAAGTCAG GTGAACGTCATACTGAAGCTGACACACCTGCCTCCGTTCCCTGAGTACACGTTGGACATTTCTAGTTATCCTCGCAGGTATGGTCCAGTGAGGCCTGTCTCCATGGAGGGCTTGGTCATTGCCATGACAAGGGTCACAAAATACACCCAGGGGGCCAGGTTTCTCTGCATTAATGATGACTGTCCCTGCTACACAG GGTTTCACCACATTCGTGTCCATGCCCCTGGAGCCACAGAGTCAGCTACGGTGGGAATCAACTTCAGCTGCATGGTTTGCAGCTCCCCACTGAAGGAGGATGTAAAGTTTAGAGTGTTGGGAG acaaacagcttGTTGAGCTGATACATATCAAAGCACTGGATGGTGTAAGTGCCCATCAGCAGAGCTCGCTCAGGTACCAGTCTGTCACCCTGTTTCTCAGAG ATGAACTGTGTAACTCAATGAGAATCGGTCGACTCTACAGGGTGTTAGGCATTCCTGCGCATGTGCACCAGTGGCCCAGCATTACCTGGAGTGTAGAGGCAAATAGTGTCCAACTGTGGGAGCCAGAGT CTCCCCACAAAGTCAGTGCCAGCTTCCAGGAGCTGTTGAAGGCCACAGCGGGTTCACCCTGGAGGTTCTCTGCCATTGTGGCTCAGTGCCTTGGGTTGGACGTGGCTCCTCCAGGCCTCTACAACACATTAAAGCTGGGCTTGTTGCTTAGCTTGGTACAGACTAGAGCAGATTCAGAAGACACATTTCACAACTTGGATCTCCTCGTCGTCTCCACTGACACTCTCATACCAGACAG ACTGATGACCTACAGCCTGAACTTGGCATGTCGTGGGGTCAGACACCAGGCCTCAGGGGaaatgtttgtgtctctgtcccGGGACGAACACGGGGCAGGCACTGCTAACATCCATGCTGGCTCTGCCCTGCTAGCCACTGGTGGCATTTGCATGTTGGGAGATCTGGGCTGTTACAAGAAGGAGAGACTGGAGGCCATTCAGTCAG TTTTGGAGAGCCACACGGTGTCTGTGTTCATCCCAGGGAAAAAGTATGGTGAGAATGCTGACCAGCAGCTTTCCTTCCCAGTCCAGTGCAGCTTCTGGGCCCTTGCAGATGCCTCTCGACGGTCTGGGAGGGCAGAGTGTGCCGTACTGGGAACAGCA GAAATGGGACCCTTACCAATTCAGTTGGCAGATGCTTTTGGTCTGGTCATACATTGTAGGGACATAGAGGGAGAGCATGCCATTCTTGCCCAGACTGTCCACACCCTCCAGCAGGCGGTGCAGCTGGGAAAAACCCTCTACTCATCATGCAGGGAGTTTTCTACTCAAGACTACCGGGAG CTGGTAGCTCATGCACAGAGTTTGCAAGTGGAGCTTAGCCCCGAGGCAGAGAAATTAATCCACGGTTACTACATGGCCAGCCGTAGAGTCCGAACACAGAGTCAGGGTGTCAAGATGTCTGTGGCCTCTATCAGACTACT gATTTCTTTGGCAGAGGCTCACTGCAAGTTGTGTCTGAGAACACAAGTACTGGAGGAAGATGCTGTGATCGCTGTGCTCCTCTGTGAAAACTCTGTCACTCTCAAACatg GGGCCTCCGCTCTTGTTATTCCACCAAATGCAGTATTTCCTTGTGACCTGGGAGATGTGGATGGTTTGCACAAGAGAGACGTGACCCTGGATGAGCTCCACCAGAATATCCTACGCTTCATCTACACCTACGCACCGGGAGCAGACACTTACATCACAGAGGAGTAG
- the mcmdc2 gene encoding minichromosome maintenance domain-containing protein 2 isoform X4 — MADMLSLKESVLVYLDRSGGLRKLAEDCKPLNDPQQIEAVYRFCVSVNPSDVIEVDPVLGDCVLRDPLRATALFQSVCFLAIKTLSLVEKIHTESQVNVILKLTHLPPFPEYTLDISSYPRRYGPVRPVSMEGLVIAMTRVTKYTQGARFLCINDDCPCYTGFHHIRVHAPGATESATVGINFSCMVCSSPLKEDVKFRVLGDKQLVELIHIKALDGVSAHQQSSLRYQSVTLFLRDELCNSMRIGRLYRVLGIPAHVHQWPSITWSVEANSVQLWEPESPHKVSASFQELLKATAGSPWRFSAIVAQCLGLDVAPPGLYNTLKLGLLLSLVQTRADSEDTFHNLDLLVVSTDTLIPDRLMTYSLNLACRGVRHQASGEMFVSLSRDEHGAGTANIHAGSALLATGGICMLGDLGCYKKERLEAIQSVLESHTVSVFIPGKKYGENADQQLSFPVQCSFWALADASRRSGRAECAVLGTAEMGPLPIQLADAFGLVIHCRDIEGEHAILAQTVHTLQQAVQLGKTLYSSCREFSTQDYRELVAHAQSLQVELSPEAEKLIHGYYMASRRVRTQSQGVKMSVASIRLLH; from the exons ATGGCTGATATGTTATCTTTGAAAGAATCAGTTCTGGTTTATTTAGACAGAAGTGGTGGCCTCCGGAAACTAGCCGAGGACTGTAAACCATTAAACG ACCCCCAGCAGATTGAGGCGGTCTACAggttttgtgtgagtgtgaatccATCTGATGTGATAGAGGTGGACCCTGTACTGGGTGACTGCGTTCTGCGTGATCCCCTAAGAGCAACGGCCTTGTTTCAGTCC GTTTGCTTTCTGGCCATAAAGACACTTTCACTTGTTGAGAAAATACACACCGAAAGTCAG GTGAACGTCATACTGAAGCTGACACACCTGCCTCCGTTCCCTGAGTACACGTTGGACATTTCTAGTTATCCTCGCAGGTATGGTCCAGTGAGGCCTGTCTCCATGGAGGGCTTGGTCATTGCCATGACAAGGGTCACAAAATACACCCAGGGGGCCAGGTTTCTCTGCATTAATGATGACTGTCCCTGCTACACAG GGTTTCACCACATTCGTGTCCATGCCCCTGGAGCCACAGAGTCAGCTACGGTGGGAATCAACTTCAGCTGCATGGTTTGCAGCTCCCCACTGAAGGAGGATGTAAAGTTTAGAGTGTTGGGAG acaaacagcttGTTGAGCTGATACATATCAAAGCACTGGATGGTGTAAGTGCCCATCAGCAGAGCTCGCTCAGGTACCAGTCTGTCACCCTGTTTCTCAGAG ATGAACTGTGTAACTCAATGAGAATCGGTCGACTCTACAGGGTGTTAGGCATTCCTGCGCATGTGCACCAGTGGCCCAGCATTACCTGGAGTGTAGAGGCAAATAGTGTCCAACTGTGGGAGCCAGAGT CTCCCCACAAAGTCAGTGCCAGCTTCCAGGAGCTGTTGAAGGCCACAGCGGGTTCACCCTGGAGGTTCTCTGCCATTGTGGCTCAGTGCCTTGGGTTGGACGTGGCTCCTCCAGGCCTCTACAACACATTAAAGCTGGGCTTGTTGCTTAGCTTGGTACAGACTAGAGCAGATTCAGAAGACACATTTCACAACTTGGATCTCCTCGTCGTCTCCACTGACACTCTCATACCAGACAG ACTGATGACCTACAGCCTGAACTTGGCATGTCGTGGGGTCAGACACCAGGCCTCAGGGGaaatgtttgtgtctctgtcccGGGACGAACACGGGGCAGGCACTGCTAACATCCATGCTGGCTCTGCCCTGCTAGCCACTGGTGGCATTTGCATGTTGGGAGATCTGGGCTGTTACAAGAAGGAGAGACTGGAGGCCATTCAGTCAG TTTTGGAGAGCCACACGGTGTCTGTGTTCATCCCAGGGAAAAAGTATGGTGAGAATGCTGACCAGCAGCTTTCCTTCCCAGTCCAGTGCAGCTTCTGGGCCCTTGCAGATGCCTCTCGACGGTCTGGGAGGGCAGAGTGTGCCGTACTGGGAACAGCA GAAATGGGACCCTTACCAATTCAGTTGGCAGATGCTTTTGGTCTGGTCATACATTGTAGGGACATAGAGGGAGAGCATGCCATTCTTGCCCAGACTGTCCACACCCTCCAGCAGGCGGTGCAGCTGGGAAAAACCCTCTACTCATCATGCAGGGAGTTTTCTACTCAAGACTACCGGGAG CTGGTAGCTCATGCACAGAGTTTGCAAGTGGAGCTTAGCCCCGAGGCAGAGAAATTAATCCACGGTTACTACATGGCCAGCCGTAGAGTCCGAACACAGAGTCAGGGTGTCAAGATGTCTGTGGCCTCTATCAGACTACT CCACTAG
- the mcmdc2 gene encoding minichromosome maintenance domain-containing protein 2 isoform X3, translating into MADMLSLKESVLVYLDRSGGLRKLAEDCKPLNDPQQIEAVYRFCVSVNPSDVIEVDPVLGDCVLRDPLRATALFQSVCFLAIKTLSLVEKIHTESQVNVILKLTHLPPFPEYTLDISSYPRRYGPVRPVSMEGLVIAMTRVTKYTQGARFLCINDDCPCYTGFHHIRVHAPGATESATVGINFSCMVCSSPLKEDVKFRVLGDKQLVELIHIKALDGVSAHQQSSLRYQSVTLFLRDELCNSMRIGRLYRVLGIPAHVHQWPSITWSVEANSVQLWEPESPHKVSASFQELLKATAGSPWRFSAIVAQCLGLDVAPPGLYNTLKLGLLLSLVQTRADSEDTFHNLDLLVVSTDTLIPDRLMTYSLNLACRGVRHQASGEMFVSLSRDEHGAGTANIHAGSALLATGGICMLGDLGCYKKERLEAIQSVLESHTVSVFIPGKKYGENADQQLSFPVQCSFWALADASRRSGRAECAVLGTAEMGPLPIQLADAFGLVIHCRDIEGEHAILAQTVHTLQQAVQLGKTLYSSCREFSTQDYRELVAHAQSLQVELSPEAEKLIHGYYMASRRVRTQSQGVKMSVASIRLLGSLQVVSENTSTGGRCCDRCAPL; encoded by the exons ATGGCTGATATGTTATCTTTGAAAGAATCAGTTCTGGTTTATTTAGACAGAAGTGGTGGCCTCCGGAAACTAGCCGAGGACTGTAAACCATTAAACG ACCCCCAGCAGATTGAGGCGGTCTACAggttttgtgtgagtgtgaatccATCTGATGTGATAGAGGTGGACCCTGTACTGGGTGACTGCGTTCTGCGTGATCCCCTAAGAGCAACGGCCTTGTTTCAGTCC GTTTGCTTTCTGGCCATAAAGACACTTTCACTTGTTGAGAAAATACACACCGAAAGTCAG GTGAACGTCATACTGAAGCTGACACACCTGCCTCCGTTCCCTGAGTACACGTTGGACATTTCTAGTTATCCTCGCAGGTATGGTCCAGTGAGGCCTGTCTCCATGGAGGGCTTGGTCATTGCCATGACAAGGGTCACAAAATACACCCAGGGGGCCAGGTTTCTCTGCATTAATGATGACTGTCCCTGCTACACAG GGTTTCACCACATTCGTGTCCATGCCCCTGGAGCCACAGAGTCAGCTACGGTGGGAATCAACTTCAGCTGCATGGTTTGCAGCTCCCCACTGAAGGAGGATGTAAAGTTTAGAGTGTTGGGAG acaaacagcttGTTGAGCTGATACATATCAAAGCACTGGATGGTGTAAGTGCCCATCAGCAGAGCTCGCTCAGGTACCAGTCTGTCACCCTGTTTCTCAGAG ATGAACTGTGTAACTCAATGAGAATCGGTCGACTCTACAGGGTGTTAGGCATTCCTGCGCATGTGCACCAGTGGCCCAGCATTACCTGGAGTGTAGAGGCAAATAGTGTCCAACTGTGGGAGCCAGAGT CTCCCCACAAAGTCAGTGCCAGCTTCCAGGAGCTGTTGAAGGCCACAGCGGGTTCACCCTGGAGGTTCTCTGCCATTGTGGCTCAGTGCCTTGGGTTGGACGTGGCTCCTCCAGGCCTCTACAACACATTAAAGCTGGGCTTGTTGCTTAGCTTGGTACAGACTAGAGCAGATTCAGAAGACACATTTCACAACTTGGATCTCCTCGTCGTCTCCACTGACACTCTCATACCAGACAG ACTGATGACCTACAGCCTGAACTTGGCATGTCGTGGGGTCAGACACCAGGCCTCAGGGGaaatgtttgtgtctctgtcccGGGACGAACACGGGGCAGGCACTGCTAACATCCATGCTGGCTCTGCCCTGCTAGCCACTGGTGGCATTTGCATGTTGGGAGATCTGGGCTGTTACAAGAAGGAGAGACTGGAGGCCATTCAGTCAG TTTTGGAGAGCCACACGGTGTCTGTGTTCATCCCAGGGAAAAAGTATGGTGAGAATGCTGACCAGCAGCTTTCCTTCCCAGTCCAGTGCAGCTTCTGGGCCCTTGCAGATGCCTCTCGACGGTCTGGGAGGGCAGAGTGTGCCGTACTGGGAACAGCA GAAATGGGACCCTTACCAATTCAGTTGGCAGATGCTTTTGGTCTGGTCATACATTGTAGGGACATAGAGGGAGAGCATGCCATTCTTGCCCAGACTGTCCACACCCTCCAGCAGGCGGTGCAGCTGGGAAAAACCCTCTACTCATCATGCAGGGAGTTTTCTACTCAAGACTACCGGGAG CTGGTAGCTCATGCACAGAGTTTGCAAGTGGAGCTTAGCCCCGAGGCAGAGAAATTAATCCACGGTTACTACATGGCCAGCCGTAGAGTCCGAACACAGAGTCAGGGTGTCAAGATGTCTGTGGCCTCTATCAGACTACT AGGCTCACTGCAAGTTGTGTCTGAGAACACAAGTACTGGAGGAAGATGCTGTGATCGCTGTGCTCCTCTGTGA